A single region of the Rathayibacter rathayi genome encodes:
- a CDS encoding class IIc cyclic bacteriocin, with protein MSPIPPGESYTNELALSIHEESLMFRRKVRSSVLSNAVVVLVAAIVFGVFSVTQSLQRDLPAATSNPELVMAPSSGSALTTAFSALLAVILAVWFAPTTFRLGASEAPSTIARELASKSIVAAIARICVLLSLSVTVWSYWSSAVSDGPYRVPIMRMILPALLGIGFAYWAAAAEMRLGELSNDNLLWAERHREVERLKQVIAGEPSSALSWKVRVSQQFIAFVLVPVVLWILGLLIVPSPNETAALARLLTIVVVNTIGYFALSELIYRLIGRKVAAAAGLVFALVLVGTLLSLATTTAAFSSGVVDDAFHIGPIARSMLLFTVIVLSGPFVILAVFAARLPGRRWRGVIFDSAMNRYAKELTKAEEVVASTATKQTNRSASSGEAVKPFAWLGLVALLPIAPFNVMFGVLALRLIRDGRARGRAIVIAAIIIGVAMTGIGVCALIYAVFSDPTVVFCDPDSKAACIR; from the coding sequence ATGTCACCGATACCTCCGGGCGAAAGCTATACCAATGAGTTAGCTCTCAGTATTCACGAAGAGTCTTTGATGTTTCGGCGTAAAGTCCGCTCGAGTGTGCTATCTAATGCAGTGGTCGTTCTTGTCGCCGCTATTGTCTTTGGTGTCTTCTCGGTGACGCAGAGCTTGCAACGCGACCTTCCGGCGGCTACAAGCAATCCCGAGCTTGTGATGGCGCCGTCAAGTGGGTCGGCCTTGACCACGGCTTTCAGCGCGTTACTCGCGGTTATTCTGGCTGTTTGGTTCGCGCCGACCACCTTCCGGCTCGGCGCATCGGAGGCGCCATCGACGATCGCACGGGAGCTGGCGAGCAAGTCGATCGTCGCCGCCATTGCGCGGATATGCGTCTTGCTCTCGCTCAGCGTTACCGTGTGGTCGTACTGGTCGTCGGCCGTGTCCGATGGGCCGTATCGAGTTCCGATCATGCGGATGATACTACCTGCACTGCTCGGGATCGGATTCGCCTACTGGGCGGCAGCGGCGGAAATGCGTCTCGGTGAACTCTCGAATGACAATCTGCTCTGGGCCGAGCGCCATCGGGAGGTGGAGCGGCTGAAGCAAGTGATAGCCGGAGAGCCTTCCTCGGCGCTTTCATGGAAGGTTCGTGTGTCACAACAGTTCATTGCCTTCGTCCTAGTACCGGTAGTTCTCTGGATTCTCGGTCTGTTGATCGTGCCGTCTCCGAACGAAACGGCCGCATTGGCTCGTTTATTAACGATCGTTGTCGTGAACACTATCGGGTACTTCGCTCTCAGCGAACTCATCTACCGGCTCATCGGACGGAAGGTCGCGGCGGCGGCGGGCCTAGTGTTCGCACTGGTGCTCGTGGGCACATTATTGTCGTTGGCCACCACTACCGCTGCGTTTAGCTCCGGAGTGGTCGATGACGCCTTCCATATCGGGCCGATCGCACGGTCAATGTTGCTCTTCACCGTCATCGTGCTATCCGGCCCGTTCGTCATCCTGGCCGTGTTCGCCGCGCGTCTCCCTGGTCGACGGTGGCGTGGGGTCATCTTCGACTCGGCGATGAACCGCTATGCGAAGGAGCTGACGAAGGCAGAGGAGGTTGTCGCATCCACAGCGACGAAGCAGACCAATAGGTCTGCTTCGTCGGGTGAGGCAGTGAAGCCGTTCGCATGGTTGGGATTGGTTGCGTTGCTGCCGATTGCGCCGTTCAACGTCATGTTCGGAGTTCTTGCCCTTCGCCTTATTCGCGATGGTCGCGCTCGCGGGCGGGCGATCGTGATCGCGGCGATCATCATCGGCGTGGCAATGACAGGCATTGGTGTCTGCGCGCTCATCTATGCGGTGTTCTCTGATCCCACAGTTGTTTTCTGTGACCCTGACTCGAAGGCCGCCTGCATCCGCTAA
- a CDS encoding glycosyltransferase, with the protein MPDPRDASRSVSPESRPLTVVIGCDTFAPNVNGAAKFAERLAAGLEQRGHEVHVVAPSADGWSGTRVEIHEGRRIIVHRLYSWRWYPHDWLRFALPWRIRQNSARILDEVKPDVVHFQSHIIVGRGLGIEAAKRGIRIVGTNHFMPENMLEFTLLPKAVQAKAVAMAWRAARRTFGRAEAVTTPTSKAAQFLEKYTGLQGVHSISCGIDADNYTPDFTARSGNTILFVGRVTGEKHIDVLLRAVALLDPSLDAKLEIVGGGDQMRHLQQLASTLGIADRVHFTGYVADAELKEAYTRATVFAMPSIAELQSIATMEAMASALPVVAADAMALPHLVHDGENGYLFAPGSAEALAEGLTAVLTADEEDLEAMKRASLRIVAAHDINRTISTFESLYRGEPVADPATDAASAPAAS; encoded by the coding sequence GTGCCAGATCCCCGCGACGCGTCCCGCTCAGTGTCGCCCGAATCCCGACCGCTGACGGTCGTGATCGGCTGCGACACCTTCGCCCCCAACGTGAACGGAGCCGCCAAGTTCGCCGAGCGCCTCGCCGCCGGGCTCGAGCAGCGCGGCCACGAGGTGCACGTCGTCGCCCCCTCGGCCGACGGTTGGAGCGGCACCCGGGTCGAGATCCACGAGGGGCGGCGGATCATCGTGCACCGCCTCTACAGCTGGCGCTGGTATCCGCACGACTGGCTGCGCTTCGCGCTGCCGTGGCGGATCCGCCAGAACAGCGCGCGCATCCTCGACGAGGTGAAGCCCGACGTCGTGCATTTCCAGTCGCACATCATCGTCGGTCGAGGACTCGGCATCGAGGCGGCCAAGCGCGGCATCCGCATCGTCGGCACGAACCACTTCATGCCGGAGAACATGCTCGAGTTCACCCTGCTGCCCAAGGCCGTCCAGGCCAAGGCCGTCGCTATGGCGTGGCGGGCCGCGCGCCGCACCTTCGGCCGCGCCGAGGCGGTCACGACGCCGACCAGCAAGGCCGCGCAGTTCCTCGAGAAGTACACGGGCCTGCAGGGCGTGCACTCCATCTCCTGCGGCATCGATGCCGACAACTACACGCCCGACTTCACGGCGCGCTCCGGCAACACGATCCTCTTCGTCGGCCGCGTGACCGGCGAGAAGCACATCGACGTCCTGCTGCGAGCGGTCGCCCTGCTCGACCCGTCGCTCGACGCGAAGCTCGAGATCGTCGGCGGCGGCGATCAGATGCGCCATCTCCAGCAACTCGCCTCGACCCTCGGCATCGCCGACCGCGTGCACTTCACCGGCTATGTCGCGGACGCCGAGTTGAAAGAGGCGTACACCCGCGCCACCGTGTTCGCCATGCCGTCGATCGCCGAGCTGCAGAGCATTGCGACGATGGAGGCGATGGCGTCGGCCCTCCCCGTTGTCGCCGCCGACGCGATGGCTCTCCCGCACCTCGTGCATGACGGCGAGAACGGCTACCTCTTCGCTCCGGGCAGCGCTGAGGCCCTGGCCGAGGGTCTGACCGCGGTGCTCACCGCTGACGAGGAGGACCTCGAGGCGATGAAGCGCGCCTCCCTCCGCATCGTCGCGGCGCACGACATCAACCGCACAATCAGCACGTTCGAGAGCCTGTATCGTGGGGAGCCGGTGGCCGATCCGGCCACCGACGCAGCGTCCGCACCAGCCGCCTCCTGA
- a CDS encoding GNAT family N-acetyltransferase, with protein MKSGANFASPETRNGVEIMLTNDLVIRPVAEGDEATWKRLYHSYRDFYELAPDEVIVNRVWSWVLSGGHSIYGIIAIDAEGNAVGLANLRVFARPSSGSIGVYLDDLFTDSDYRRHGIGAALLAKARRFAGEHDATVVRWITSTDNTTARSLYDANAVLTKWVTYDMPPERPAQKSRSEGDVETTETAGMGAFSSETSGRHGREVRRRNDEEETHRE; from the coding sequence ATGAAATCAGGCGCAAACTTTGCATCGCCTGAAACGAGAAATGGAGTCGAGATTATGTTGACTAATGACCTTGTTATCCGCCCAGTAGCGGAAGGCGATGAGGCCACATGGAAGCGCCTTTACCACAGCTATCGGGATTTCTATGAACTTGCTCCTGATGAGGTGATCGTCAATCGCGTTTGGAGTTGGGTGCTCTCGGGGGGTCACTCCATCTATGGCATTATCGCAATCGACGCAGAGGGCAACGCAGTGGGGCTCGCGAACTTGCGCGTATTTGCGCGGCCGTCCAGCGGTTCGATAGGAGTATACCTCGATGATCTCTTTACCGATTCTGACTATAGGCGTCACGGTATTGGCGCGGCACTCCTCGCCAAGGCACGACGCTTTGCCGGAGAGCATGACGCCACCGTGGTGCGGTGGATTACGAGCACTGACAACACGACCGCTCGATCCCTCTACGACGCAAACGCCGTGCTCACTAAGTGGGTCACGTATGACATGCCTCCTGAACGACCTGCCCAGAAAAGTAGATCCGAAGGAGATGTGGAGACCACCGAGACGGCTGGGATGGGAGCGTTTTCCAGTGAAACGAGTGGACGGCATGGTCGCGAAGTGAGGCGAAGAAACGATGAAGAAGAAACACATCGCGAGTAA
- a CDS encoding class I SAM-dependent methyltransferase, translating to MREDVLALLRRRPDVEAPDLVAVDASDRLLLELVPDRGRIAVVGDAYGALSLALAADGRPVRVVHDSITAERALAQNLEAVRASGVDPAPIDIVDSVAAAVSGAETVLLRLPRSLDALAAVAAETALANPAATLIGAGRIKHMTRTMNDVLAARYGRIDVSLARQKSRALLASEALDDPAPAPGPERRRLDELDLDVVALPGTFAGARLDLGTRTLLAALDVDSLPAGVALDLGCGTGVLAAVLARGRPDLAVTATDSSRAAVESARATAAANGIAVRVLRDDNASTLEPSSVDVVLCNPPFHSDGAVTDLVARRMLRAAGRVLRPGGVLWTVFNSHLAHPVELRRAVGRTTVVARDRRFTVARSVRSGG from the coding sequence ATGCGCGAGGACGTGCTCGCCCTCCTCCGCCGCCGGCCCGACGTTGAGGCGCCCGATCTGGTCGCCGTCGATGCGAGCGACCGCCTGCTGCTCGAACTCGTCCCCGACCGCGGCCGCATCGCCGTCGTGGGCGACGCCTACGGCGCGCTGAGCCTCGCTCTTGCCGCCGACGGCCGACCCGTGCGCGTCGTGCACGACTCGATCACCGCCGAGCGCGCTCTCGCCCAGAACCTCGAGGCGGTGCGCGCTTCCGGAGTTGATCCCGCACCGATCGACATCGTCGACTCCGTCGCCGCGGCCGTCAGTGGCGCCGAGACGGTGCTCCTGCGTCTGCCGCGCTCGCTCGACGCCCTGGCCGCCGTCGCCGCCGAGACGGCACTCGCGAACCCTGCGGCGACTCTGATCGGCGCTGGCCGCATCAAGCACATGACTCGCACGATGAACGATGTTCTCGCCGCGCGCTACGGCCGGATCGACGTCTCGCTCGCCCGGCAGAAGTCGCGTGCCCTGCTCGCGAGTGAGGCGCTCGATGACCCAGCGCCTGCCCCCGGGCCTGAGCGCCGCCGCCTCGACGAGCTCGACCTCGACGTCGTCGCGCTGCCCGGCACTTTCGCCGGCGCACGCCTGGACCTCGGCACCCGTACCTTGCTCGCCGCGCTCGATGTCGACTCCCTTCCCGCCGGCGTCGCCCTCGACCTCGGCTGCGGCACCGGCGTGCTCGCCGCGGTGCTCGCCCGCGGGCGACCCGACCTCGCGGTGACGGCGACCGACAGCTCCCGCGCCGCCGTCGAGTCCGCCCGGGCGACCGCTGCGGCCAACGGAATCGCCGTCCGTGTCCTCCGAGACGACAACGCCTCCACTCTGGAACCGTCCTCGGTCGATGTCGTGCTCTGCAACCCGCCGTTCCACTCCGACGGCGCCGTCACCGACCTCGTCGCCCGGAGGATGCTCCGCGCGGCCGGTCGCGTGCTACGGCCCGGGGGCGTGCTGTGGACGGTCTTTAACTCCCACCTCGCTCACCCGGTCGAGCTACGGCGCGCGGTCGGGCGGACCACGGTCGTGGCGCGCGACCGGCGTTTTACCGTGGCGCGCTCCGTGCGCTCCGGGGGCTGA
- a CDS encoding ATP-binding cassette domain-containing protein, whose amino-acid sequence MSRTAEDPAPIVIDDLSVEYPPRGISRRWTALRGVSLRVEPGEVLGILGGSGSGKSTLARVLGGDGLGHDGARMRPVIIGGDATVAGHRLRSLPARDLKRFTVDVAHLAQDAGATLRPELTVSEAIAEPILLRDRHYDPKAAAVRVATLLDSVHLPLFLLDRYPYELSSGQRQRVAVARSLVLGPKVLIADEPTSGIDATVRESIVDLLADLRRQEGFAAVVVSHDIDVLSRATDRIAVLVGGEVVAYGPLLDVLLEARHPYVRELGAAFAEYERFDASRAQRVEAAEP is encoded by the coding sequence GTGAGCCGCACGGCCGAGGATCCAGCCCCGATCGTCATCGACGACCTCAGCGTCGAGTATCCGCCGCGCGGCATCAGCCGCCGGTGGACGGCGCTGCGGGGGGTGAGCCTCCGGGTGGAGCCGGGGGAGGTGCTCGGGATCCTCGGCGGCAGCGGCTCCGGCAAGTCCACGCTCGCCCGTGTGCTCGGCGGGGACGGCCTGGGACACGACGGTGCCCGCATGCGCCCCGTGATCATCGGAGGGGACGCGACGGTCGCGGGTCACCGCCTCCGCTCGCTCCCCGCGCGTGACCTCAAGCGCTTCACCGTCGACGTGGCGCACCTCGCGCAGGACGCCGGAGCAACCCTGCGACCCGAGCTGACCGTCTCGGAGGCGATCGCCGAGCCGATCTTGCTCCGCGACCGCCACTACGACCCCAAGGCGGCGGCCGTGCGAGTGGCGACCCTGCTCGACTCCGTACACCTCCCGCTGTTCCTCCTGGACCGCTATCCCTACGAACTCTCCAGCGGCCAGCGTCAGCGTGTGGCCGTCGCGCGCTCACTGGTGCTCGGGCCGAAGGTCTTGATCGCCGACGAGCCGACCTCGGGCATCGACGCGACGGTTCGCGAATCCATCGTCGACCTGCTCGCCGATCTGCGACGTCAGGAGGGCTTCGCGGCCGTGGTGGTCAGCCACGACATCGACGTGCTGAGCCGCGCGACCGATCGGATCGCCGTCCTGGTCGGCGGCGAGGTGGTCGCCTACGGGCCGCTACTGGACGTGCTGCTCGAGGCACGTCACCCCTACGTCCGCGAGCTCGGCGCCGCATTCGCCGAGTACGAGCGCTTCGACGCCTCCCGGGCTCAGCGCGTCGAGGCGGCCGAGCCGTGA
- a CDS encoding DMT family transporter, with translation MPADLAELLNDPGKFIGIPIALVGAVFLALGAQFQHRGVAKVERFSKRSSSAGLSGGQLVALLSRPSWVVGTLLLGLAIVFQLTSLGFAPLIVVQPLGAVALVITTVVNARVSHVRLNAASIRAVVLCVGGVGTFVLVAAFNAVDKSIKTPELVTILVILAVVLTVFVIAFRVFRRGAKAIFYIVGAGVVYGFVATLAKVVLNRIKYGEFDPLTTVCIVALIAATALGGYFVQNAYSSGPPDLVVAGLTVIDPLVAVAIGIIVLGEAEYAAPWAVPLFVVAGGVAISGVFLLAKHHPQAR, from the coding sequence ATGCCCGCCGACCTCGCCGAACTCCTCAACGACCCGGGGAAATTCATCGGCATCCCGATCGCCCTCGTCGGCGCGGTGTTCCTTGCCCTGGGCGCGCAGTTCCAGCACCGCGGAGTCGCGAAGGTCGAGCGCTTCTCGAAGCGTTCCAGCTCCGCCGGGCTCAGCGGGGGCCAGCTGGTAGCGTTGCTCTCCCGGCCGTCGTGGGTGGTCGGCACGCTGCTCCTAGGCCTCGCGATCGTCTTCCAGCTGACCAGCCTGGGCTTCGCGCCGCTCATCGTGGTGCAGCCGCTCGGAGCCGTTGCGCTCGTGATCACGACGGTCGTCAATGCGCGAGTCAGCCATGTGCGGCTGAATGCGGCGTCGATCCGGGCCGTCGTGCTCTGCGTGGGCGGCGTGGGCACTTTCGTCCTCGTCGCCGCCTTCAACGCCGTCGACAAGTCGATCAAGACTCCCGAACTCGTCACGATCCTGGTGATCCTCGCCGTGGTCCTCACGGTGTTCGTGATCGCCTTTCGCGTCTTCCGCCGCGGGGCGAAAGCGATTTTCTACATCGTCGGGGCGGGAGTGGTGTATGGCTTCGTCGCGACGCTCGCGAAGGTCGTGCTCAACCGCATCAAGTACGGCGAGTTCGATCCGTTGACGACCGTGTGCATCGTGGCGCTGATCGCCGCGACCGCGCTCGGCGGCTACTTCGTGCAGAACGCCTACTCGTCCGGTCCGCCGGACCTCGTCGTCGCGGGTCTGACCGTCATCGACCCACTGGTCGCCGTGGCGATCGGGATCATCGTGCTGGGGGAGGCGGAGTACGCGGCTCCGTGGGCGGTGCCGCTCTTCGTGGTGGCCGGCGGCGTCGCCATTTCGGGAGTCTTCCTTCTCGCCAAGCACCACCCGCAGGCACGCTGA
- a CDS encoding dipeptide ABC transporter ATP-binding protein translates to MSDQRIVRDAAARPIVDITDLEVAFASDHGAVRAVAGVSLRVERGEVLAIVGESGSGKTVTAKTILGLLPETATAAGVVLLSKKDGSAATDVVSVPKARLRELRGTDVAMVFQEPAAALNPVFTVGWQIAEGLRAHGSVSTKQARKRSIEVLRTVGIPEPEKRVDYYPHQFSGGQKQRVVIAMALVLDPGLIVADEPTTALDVTVQAEILDLLRRCRDEFGTSIVLITHNMGVVADLADRVTVMYQGELVEEASVAELFSAPKAEYTRTLLAAVPHVGQGVERARVRAIERAEAPETETLVAAEDLRIQYPGRLGRPGFVAVNGVSLRIRAGEVLGLVGESGSGKTTIGRAIAGLTPVTGGSLTVLGKEMRGIRERAFRPVRGDIGFVFQDPGSSFNPLLTIAEGVAEPLIVHGRAGNAAAARSRVDELLEAVQLPRSYGDRYPHELSGGQRQRASLARALALEPKLLIADEPTSALDVSVQARVLELFAELQREFGFASLFISHDLAVVDLLADRIAVLYRGELVEEGTGAEVLAAPKHPYTQRLLASLPVPDPVEQASRRELLRSITEAERRP, encoded by the coding sequence ATGAGCGACCAGCGCATCGTCCGGGACGCCGCCGCGCGTCCGATCGTCGACATCACTGATCTCGAGGTCGCCTTCGCGAGCGATCACGGGGCGGTTCGCGCCGTCGCCGGCGTGAGTCTGCGCGTCGAGCGCGGTGAGGTGCTGGCGATCGTCGGCGAGTCCGGGAGCGGCAAGACCGTGACGGCGAAGACCATCCTGGGCTTGCTGCCGGAGACGGCCACCGCTGCCGGCGTGGTGCTGCTCTCGAAGAAGGACGGCAGCGCGGCGACCGATGTCGTCTCCGTGCCGAAGGCCCGACTCCGGGAGCTGCGCGGCACCGACGTCGCAATGGTCTTCCAGGAGCCCGCTGCGGCGCTCAACCCCGTCTTTACCGTGGGCTGGCAGATCGCGGAGGGGCTGCGCGCTCACGGCTCCGTTTCGACGAAGCAGGCGCGGAAGCGCTCGATCGAGGTGCTGCGGACCGTCGGCATCCCGGAGCCGGAGAAGCGGGTGGACTACTACCCGCATCAGTTCTCGGGCGGGCAGAAGCAGCGCGTCGTGATCGCGATGGCACTCGTGCTCGACCCCGGACTGATCGTGGCGGACGAGCCGACCACCGCGCTCGACGTGACCGTGCAGGCCGAGATCCTCGACCTGCTCCGCCGGTGCCGCGACGAGTTCGGGACCTCGATCGTGCTGATCACCCACAACATGGGCGTCGTCGCGGATCTGGCCGACCGCGTCACCGTGATGTACCAGGGCGAGCTGGTCGAGGAGGCGAGCGTCGCCGAGCTGTTCTCCGCGCCGAAGGCCGAGTACACCCGGACGCTTCTCGCCGCCGTCCCGCATGTGGGCCAGGGCGTCGAACGCGCGCGCGTCCGCGCGATCGAGCGCGCCGAGGCCCCTGAGACCGAGACGCTGGTGGCCGCCGAGGACCTGCGGATCCAGTACCCCGGCCGACTCGGCCGCCCCGGCTTCGTGGCGGTGAATGGTGTCTCGCTCCGCATTCGCGCGGGCGAGGTGCTCGGCCTGGTCGGCGAGAGCGGCTCGGGCAAGACCACGATCGGGCGCGCCATCGCCGGCCTGACCCCGGTCACCGGCGGCTCGCTGACGGTCCTCGGCAAGGAGATGCGCGGCATCCGCGAGCGCGCCTTCCGGCCAGTCCGCGGTGATATCGGCTTCGTGTTCCAGGATCCGGGGTCGAGCTTTAACCCGCTGCTCACCATCGCCGAGGGCGTGGCCGAGCCCCTGATTGTGCACGGACGGGCCGGGAACGCCGCCGCGGCCCGCTCGCGCGTCGACGAGCTACTCGAGGCGGTGCAGCTGCCACGTTCCTACGGCGACCGGTACCCGCACGAGCTCTCCGGCGGCCAGCGCCAGCGCGCCAGCCTCGCTCGTGCCCTCGCGCTCGAGCCGAAGCTGCTGATCGCCGACGAGCCGACCTCGGCGCTGGACGTGTCGGTGCAGGCCCGCGTGCTCGAACTCTTCGCCGAGCTGCAGCGGGAGTTCGGTTTCGCCTCGCTCTTCATCAGCCACGACCTCGCCGTGGTCGACCTGCTCGCTGACCGCATCGCCGTGCTCTACCGCGGCGAGCTGGTCGAGGAGGGGACCGGAGCTGAGGTCCTCGCCGCGCCGAAGCACCCGTACACGCAGCGTCTGCTCGCCTCCCTGCCCGTACCCGATCCGGTCGAACAGGCGTCGCGGCGCGAGCTGCTACGCAGCATCACCGAGGCGGAGCGCCGCCCGTGA
- a CDS encoding Fic family protein has translation MVDLVVADLAAVVYSSGRVFDGLATGWLDTESFLRSGDLSGVTSRADLALLEDLRDASHFIIENRACPIDAGYVREINGTLTRSGSLHPGRLRRTSDRIGVSTRFGRHEPEAVDDVGLQQIVERGLAAVSRREQALDLFVTLAKAQPFMDGNKRTAIFAANSLLLRQDPPELLTVPVDEQLARGFNNLLARAYVHDEHDPVKDLLRRDGFQPVRPRSI, from the coding sequence ATGGTGGATCTCGTTGTCGCGGACCTCGCAGCCGTCGTCTACTCGTCGGGCCGCGTCTTCGACGGCCTGGCCACGGGGTGGCTCGACACCGAGAGCTTTCTTCGCTCCGGTGATCTCTCCGGAGTGACCTCCCGCGCCGATCTGGCGCTTCTCGAGGATCTGAGGGACGCCTCCCACTTCATCATCGAGAACCGGGCGTGCCCGATCGACGCGGGTTATGTGCGCGAGATTAACGGCACCCTCACCCGCAGCGGCTCGCTGCACCCGGGTCGGCTCCGCCGCACGTCCGACCGCATCGGCGTGTCCACCCGATTCGGTCGGCACGAGCCGGAGGCGGTTGACGACGTGGGCCTCCAACAGATCGTCGAACGCGGGCTCGCTGCGGTGTCCCGACGCGAGCAGGCGCTCGATCTCTTCGTGACGCTTGCGAAAGCTCAGCCGTTCATGGACGGGAATAAGCGCACCGCGATCTTCGCCGCGAACAGCCTGCTCCTGCGTCAGGATCCGCCCGAGCTGCTCACTGTCCCCGTCGACGAGCAGTTGGCGCGTGGCTTCAATAACCTCTTGGCGCGCGCTTACGTGCACGACGAGCATGACCCCGTGAAGGACCTGCTCCGCCGCGACGGCTTTCAGCCCGTCCGCCCGCGAAGCATCTGA
- a CDS encoding ABC transporter permease: MSITAPASPRRRLVDRLPVLRQLRQSVGLQRGMLVTGLIISGVFLLVALFAPLIAPYGYSQLRSGDESFGAQEPPSGEHLLGTTVGGYDVLSRVIWGAQTAFLVIVVAVVLSIFLGVFLGLVSGYLGGWLDRVLVVICDAIYAFPTLLLAIVMSIVISGGQSNLWAGIVAAAVSITVVYIPQYFRVIRAETVRIKGDAFVESAKVIGASTSRIMFRHVLRNATRTLPLIFTLNSSEAILTLAGLGFLGFGIEPTSAAEWGYDLNKALSDVTSGIWWTSVFPGLAIVLVVLGITLVGESLNDLADPRLRGRRAVAAGAGDVAATSVVPGGVLAADGLETPGHDPVAGVEGTR; this comes from the coding sequence ATGAGCATCACCGCCCCGGCGAGCCCGCGCCGCCGCCTCGTCGACCGCCTGCCGGTCCTCCGCCAACTCCGTCAGAGCGTCGGCCTCCAGCGGGGGATGCTCGTCACCGGCCTGATCATCAGCGGCGTGTTCCTGCTGGTCGCTCTCTTCGCTCCGCTGATCGCTCCCTACGGCTACTCACAGCTGCGTTCGGGCGATGAGTCGTTCGGCGCGCAGGAGCCGCCGAGCGGCGAGCACCTGCTCGGCACGACCGTCGGCGGCTACGACGTGCTCTCGCGGGTGATCTGGGGTGCACAGACCGCGTTCCTCGTCATCGTCGTCGCCGTCGTCCTGTCGATCTTCCTCGGCGTGTTCCTCGGCCTCGTCTCCGGCTACCTCGGCGGCTGGCTCGACCGGGTGCTCGTCGTGATCTGCGACGCGATCTACGCGTTCCCCACCCTGCTCCTAGCAATCGTGATGTCGATCGTCATCTCGGGCGGCCAATCGAACCTCTGGGCGGGCATCGTCGCCGCGGCGGTCTCGATCACGGTGGTCTACATCCCGCAGTACTTCCGGGTAATCCGGGCCGAGACGGTGCGGATCAAGGGGGACGCGTTCGTGGAGTCGGCGAAGGTCATCGGAGCATCGACGTCGCGGATCATGTTCCGCCACGTCCTGCGCAACGCCACGCGCACGCTGCCGCTGATCTTCACGCTCAATTCCTCTGAGGCGATCCTGACCCTCGCCGGCCTGGGCTTCCTCGGCTTCGGCATCGAGCCGACCTCGGCCGCCGAGTGGGGCTACGACCTCAACAAAGCGCTGTCCGACGTCACGAGCGGCATCTGGTGGACCTCGGTCTTCCCCGGGCTCGCTATCGTGCTCGTCGTACTGGGTATTACCCTCGTGGGCGAGAGCCTGAACGACCTCGCCGACCCGCGCTTGCGCGGTCGGCGTGCGGTGGCGGCCGGTGCCGGCGACGTCGCCGCGACGTCCGTCGTGCCGGGCGGCGTACTCGCTGCCGACGGCCTGGAGACGCCGGGGCATGACCCCGTCGCCGGAGTGGAGGGGACGCGATGA
- the def gene encoding peptide deformylase, producing MAVLPIRIVGDSVLHSPASPVTEFDDTLRTLVADMFETMDTAPGVGLAGPQVGVPLRLFVYDYADDDGSPRRGVAINPELFVTPTPLGEADEDTESEGCLSFPGERFPLRRSERAILRAVDLEHKPFEIIADGWFARVFQHEFDHLDGVLYVDRLEHEYQKSVAKITRKRGWGGPGVSWLPGEEHLED from the coding sequence ATGGCCGTCCTTCCCATCCGCATTGTCGGCGACTCCGTCCTGCACTCGCCCGCCTCTCCCGTCACGGAGTTCGACGACACCCTTCGCACGCTCGTTGCCGACATGTTCGAGACGATGGACACCGCGCCCGGAGTCGGCCTCGCCGGCCCGCAGGTCGGTGTCCCCCTGCGCCTGTTCGTCTACGACTACGCCGACGACGACGGTTCCCCCCGCCGGGGTGTCGCCATCAACCCGGAGCTGTTCGTCACGCCGACTCCGCTCGGCGAGGCCGACGAGGACACGGAGTCGGAGGGATGCCTGTCCTTCCCCGGCGAGCGCTTCCCGCTGCGCCGCTCCGAGCGCGCGATCCTCCGCGCCGTCGACCTGGAGCACAAGCCCTTCGAGATCATCGCCGACGGCTGGTTCGCCCGCGTTTTCCAGCACGAGTTCGACCACCTCGACGGCGTCCTGTATGTCGACCGCCTTGAGCACGAGTACCAGAAGTCGGTCGCGAAGATTACCCGCAAGCGCGGCTGGGGCGGCCCGGGCGTCTCGTGGCTGCCCGGCGAGGAGCATCTCGAGGACTGA